A genomic stretch from Scatophagus argus isolate fScaArg1 chromosome 19, fScaArg1.pri, whole genome shotgun sequence includes:
- the LOC124050182 gene encoding cleavage and polyadenylation specificity factor subunit 3-like: MAAKRKSDVTVPAEESDQLLIRPLGAGQEVGRSCIILEFKGRKIMLDCGIHPGLEGMDALPYIDLIDPAEIDLLLISHFHLDHCGALPWFLQKTSFKGRTFMTHATKAIYRWLLSDYVKVSNISADDMLYTETDLEESMEKIETINFHEVKEVAGIKFWCYHAGHVLGAAMFMIEIAGVKLLYTGDFSRQEDRHLMAAEIPSVKPDILITESTYGTHIHEKREEREARFCNTVHDIVNREGRCLIPVFALGRAQELLLILDEYWQNHPELHDIPIYYASSLARKCMAVYQTYINAMNDKIRKAININNPFVFKHISNLKSMDHFDDIGPSVVMASPGMMQSGLSRELFESWCTDKRNGVIIAGYCVEGTLAKHIMTEPDEITTMSGQKLLLKMSVDYISFSAHTDYQQTSEFIRALKPPHVILVHGEQNEMARLKAALIREYEDNDEVHIEVHNPRNTEAVTLNFRGEKLAKVMGSLTDRKCVQGQRVSGILVKRNFNYHIMTPSDLSNYTDLSMGTVTQTQAIPYTGPISLLVSQLRSLTGDVEQVEGAAKITIRILKNITLVHEAGMVLLEWIANPLNDMYADVVTTVVLEVQSNPNAQKFLEGKREMFDTDVFAERLTLMLHDMFGDDCVNFKDRKNMSVTVDGVTVSINPETRAVVCSEDDSLKDMVEVAVHRLYDALSPVCDVTSKGRSHQ; the protein is encoded by the exons ATGGCAGCCAAACGTAAGTCTGACGTGACGGTTCCTGCGGAGGAAAGCGACCAACTCCTCATCCGCCCGCT AGGAGCAGGACAGGAGGTGGGACGATCCTGCATCATCCTGGAGTTTAAAGGACGAAAGATTATG TTGGACTGTGGGATCCATCCTGGTCTCGAGGGGATGGACGCTCTGCCATACATTGACCTGATTGATCCAGCTGAAATCGACCTGCTGCTCATCAGCCA CTTCCACCTGGATCACTGCGGAGCTCTGCCCTGGTTCCTGCAGAAAACCAGCTTTAAAGGACGCACCTTCATGACTCACGCCACCAAGGCCATCTACCGCTGGCTGCTGTCTGACTACGTTAAAGTCAG TAACATCTCGGCAGATGACATGCTGTACACTGAGACGGACCTGGAGGAGAGCATGGAGAAGATCGAGACCATCAACTTCCATGAGGTGAAGGAAGTGGCTGGCATTAAGTTCTGGTGTTACCATGCTGGTCATGTCCTCGGAGCTGCCATGTTCATGATCGAGATTGCTGGAGTCAAG ttgttgTACACAGGAGATTTCTCCCGTCAGGAGGACAGACATCTGATGGCAGCGGAGATCCCGAGTGTGAAACCAGACATCCTCATCACT GAGTCCACCTACGGGACTCACATCCATGAGAAGcgagaggagagggaggctcGTTTCTGTAACACGGTCCATGACATCGTGAACAGGGAAGGTCGCTGCCTGATCCCCGTCTTCGCTCTGGGTCGAGCCCAGGAGCTGCTGCTCATCCTAG ACGAGTATTGGCAGAACCACCCAGAGCTCCACGACATCCCCATCTACTACGCCTCGTCACTGGCCAGGAAGTGCATGGCTGTCTATCAGACATACATCAACGCCATGAATGACAAGATCCGCAAGGCCATAAACATCAACAACCCCTTCGTCTTCAAGCACATCAGCAACCTCAAA AGCATGGACCACTTCGATGACATCGGTCCCAGCGTGGTGATGGCATCTCCTGGTATGATGCAGAGTGGCCTGTCCAGAGAGCTGTTTGAGAGCTGGTGTACCGACAAGAGGAATGGAGTCATCATCGCCGGGTACTGTGTGGAAGGAACCCTCGCCAAG cacatCATGACGGAGCCTGACGAGATCACCACCATGTCAGGTCAGAAGCTGCTTCTCAAGATGTCGGTGGACTACATCTCCTTCTCCGCCCACACCGACTACCAGCAGACCAGCGAATTCATCAGAGCACTCAAACCTCCTCACGTG aTTCTGGTCCACGGCGAGCAGAATGAGATGGCCCGTCTGAAAGCAGCTCTGATCCGCGAGTACGAAGACAACGACGAAGTCCACATTGAAGTCCACAACCCTCGAAACACCGAAGCCGTCACACTGAACTTCAGAGGAGAGAAACTCGCAAAG GTGATGGGCTCTCTGACCGACAGGAAATGTGTTCAGGGTCAGAGGGTCTCTGGGATCCTCGTCAAGAGAAACTTCAACTATCACATCATGACGCCGTCCGACCTCTCCA aCTACACAGATCTGAGTATGGGCACAGTGACTCAGACTCAGGCCATACCATACACTGGACCCATCTCTCTGTTGGTCAGCCAGCTTCGCAGCCTCACAG GAGacgtggagcaggtggaggggGCAGCCAAGATCACCATCAGGATCTTAAAGAACATCACTCTGGTTCACGAGGCCGGCATGGTGCTGCTGGAG TGGATCGCCAACCCGCTCAATGACATGTACGCTGATGTGGTCACCACGGTTGTACTGGAGGTCCAATCCAATCCCAACGCACAGAAAT TTCTTGAAGGAAAGCGAGAAATGTTCGACACGGACGTGTTCGCAGAGAGACTGACGCTCATGCTGCA CGATATGTTTGGAGACGACTGTGTGAACTTCAAAGACCGTAAAAACATGAGTGTGACGGTGGATGGAGTCACCGTGTCCATTAACCCAGAAACCAGA gcAGTGGTGTGTTCAGAGGACGACTCTCTGAAGGACATGGTGGAGGTCGCGGTCCATCGGCTGTACGATGCCCTCAGCCCTGTATGTGATGTCACCAGCAAGGGGCGGAGTCATCAGTGA